A genomic window from Candidatus Hydrogenedentota bacterium includes:
- a CDS encoding methyltransferase domain-containing protein codes for MSVTGQTTCRFCGAPLRLTFVDLGMSPLCESFVPAAHLNQMEAFYPLHVWVCEQCLLVQLQEYVSPQAIFSHYAYFSSYSDSWLAHARAYVAMAVQRFGLTGANQVFEIASNDGYLLQYFVGRGIPATGIEPAANVAEAARAKGVPTLARFFGVELARELAAEGKTADLIIGNNVLAHVPDINDFVEGMRLLLKPEGAVTMEFPHLLRLVEGNQFDTIYHEHFSYLSLCVTQRIFEAHGLRIFDVEELPTHGGSLRIYACHQKSARFAREARVSHLLGVEQEQGMFGLDFYQSFAPKVIAAKHKLLEFLIAARRKGKSIAGYGAPGKGNTLLNYCGIRTDFLDYVVDRNPFKHGKYCPGTHIPIFPVEKVSGTRPDYLLILPWNLREEIVRQMAYIQDWGGRFIVPIPEVAVYP; via the coding sequence ATGAGCGTGACCGGTCAGACCACATGCCGTTTCTGCGGCGCGCCGCTGCGCCTCACCTTCGTCGACCTCGGCATGTCCCCTTTGTGCGAGAGTTTCGTGCCCGCCGCCCACTTGAATCAGATGGAAGCATTCTACCCGCTGCACGTTTGGGTGTGTGAGCAATGCCTCCTCGTGCAGCTGCAGGAATACGTAAGCCCCCAGGCCATTTTCAGCCACTACGCTTATTTCTCGTCCTACTCGGATTCCTGGCTGGCCCACGCGCGCGCCTACGTGGCAATGGCCGTCCAGCGCTTCGGCCTGACCGGCGCGAACCAGGTCTTCGAGATCGCCAGCAACGACGGCTACCTGCTCCAGTATTTCGTCGGGCGCGGCATCCCCGCGACCGGCATCGAGCCGGCCGCGAACGTGGCCGAGGCCGCGCGCGCCAAGGGCGTGCCCACGCTTGCGCGCTTCTTCGGCGTGGAACTGGCGCGGGAACTCGCCGCGGAAGGGAAAACCGCCGACTTGATCATCGGCAACAACGTGCTGGCGCACGTGCCGGACATCAACGATTTCGTGGAGGGAATGCGCCTGCTGCTCAAGCCGGAAGGCGCGGTCACGATGGAATTCCCGCACCTGTTGCGCCTGGTCGAGGGCAACCAGTTCGACACCATCTACCACGAGCACTTCAGCTACCTGTCCCTTTGCGTGACGCAGCGCATCTTCGAAGCGCACGGCCTGCGCATCTTCGACGTGGAAGAACTGCCCACCCACGGCGGTTCGCTGCGCATCTACGCGTGCCATCAGAAGAGCGCCCGGTTCGCGCGCGAGGCGCGCGTCAGCCACCTCCTCGGCGTCGAGCAGGAACAAGGCATGTTCGGGCTCGATTTCTACCAGTCCTTCGCCCCGAAGGTGATCGCCGCGAAACATAAGCTGCTTGAATTCCTGATTGCGGCAAGACGCAAAGGCAAGTCCATCGCGGGTTATGGCGCGCCGGGCAAGGGAAACACCTTGCTCAATTACTGCGGCATCCGCACCGATTTCCTCGACTATGTGGTGGACCGTAACCCATTCAAACACGGCAAATACTGCCCCGGCACGCACATCCCAATCTTTCCCGTCGAGAAAGTGTCCGGGACCCGGCCGGACTACCTGCTGATCCTGCCCTGGAATCTGCGGGAGGAAATCGTGCGGCAGATGGCGTATATTCAGGACTGGGGAGGGCGCTTCATCGTGCCCATTCCGGAGGTTGCCGTATACCCGTGA
- a CDS encoding glucose-1-phosphate cytidylyltransferase — MKVVLFCGGLGMRLRPLSPEAGGALEEVPKPMVPLGGQRPLLWHVMKYYAHFGFNDFILCLGYRADVIKRFFLNYNEYLGNDFVLADGGTTLQLLHSDISNWRVTFVDTGLTTCVGERLKAVQPFLEGEEVFLANYSDGLTDLPLLDYMQRFLDSGK, encoded by the coding sequence ATGAAAGTCGTTCTATTCTGCGGCGGTTTGGGAATGCGCCTGCGTCCCCTGAGCCCGGAGGCGGGCGGCGCCCTGGAAGAGGTGCCGAAACCGATGGTCCCTCTCGGCGGGCAGCGCCCCCTGCTCTGGCACGTCATGAAATATTACGCCCACTTCGGGTTCAACGATTTCATCCTGTGCCTTGGCTATCGCGCCGACGTGATCAAGAGATTCTTCCTCAATTACAACGAATACCTGGGCAATGATTTCGTGCTGGCGGACGGCGGCACGACCCTGCAATTGCTCCATAGCGACATTAGCAACTGGCGCGTCACCTTTGTCGATACGGGCCTGACCACCTGCGTTGGGGAACGGCTCAAGGCCGTCCAGCCGTTTCTCGAAGGCGAGGAGGTTTTCCTCGCGAACTACAGCGACGGGCTTACCGACCTGCCCTTGCTCGACTACATGCAGCGGTTCCTCGACAGCGGCAAGG